In Candidatus Omnitrophota bacterium, a single genomic region encodes these proteins:
- a CDS encoding type II secretion system F family protein: MDSYQYTAKDAKGQTITGIVQAVSEAEVADILHKKDLVVVSIVIAKTTSVKSKVNDKKVKLDDLVIFSRQLATMIDAGIPLVNALGILAEQIENQNLKGIIGNVRSDIEAGMSFCDALAKHPAVFSDLFVNMAKAGEASGMLNEILDRLATFMEKQAALNRKITSSLVYPAVVVTMAIIITGVLLLKVVPTFKGIFDSLGGTLPMPTQVLIFVSDLLRKYFLYTVLSLGLGIYLFKNYLKTQKGKYQFDKQILKLPVFGPLLGKLAVAKFSRTFSTLVKSGVTVLSALDIVSKTSGNKVVEEAVVNCSKSVRNGEPISKPLAKSGVFPPMVTRMISVGEQTGQLEKMLSKIADFYDDQVDSAASALTSMIEPLVIAFLGIVIGGIVIALFLPIFKISQLMSH; this comes from the coding sequence GTGGACTCATATCAATATACGGCCAAAGATGCAAAAGGGCAGACTATAACTGGGATAGTCCAGGCTGTCAGTGAGGCAGAGGTTGCGGATATATTACATAAGAAAGATTTGGTGGTAGTTTCTATAGTAATTGCTAAAACCACTTCTGTTAAATCTAAAGTTAACGATAAAAAAGTTAAGCTTGATGATTTGGTTATTTTTTCCCGCCAGTTGGCTACTATGATTGATGCAGGTATTCCGTTGGTTAATGCCTTGGGAATTCTAGCTGAGCAGATTGAGAATCAAAATTTAAAGGGCATTATTGGTAATGTGCGCAGTGATATAGAAGCAGGGATGAGTTTCTGTGATGCTTTGGCTAAACATCCGGCGGTCTTTTCCGATTTGTTTGTAAATATGGCAAAAGCAGGTGAAGCTTCGGGTATGTTAAACGAAATCTTAGACCGCCTAGCTACATTTATGGAAAAACAAGCAGCGCTTAACCGTAAGATAACTTCCAGCCTTGTTTATCCTGCGGTGGTGGTGACTATGGCCATTATTATTACTGGAGTACTTTTGCTTAAAGTAGTTCCCACATTTAAAGGGATATTTGATTCATTGGGCGGAACATTACCTATGCCTACGCAGGTTTTAATTTTCGTTAGTGATCTATTAAGAAAATATTTCTTGTATACAGTGTTATCTCTTGGATTAGGTATATATTTATTTAAAAATTATCTTAAGACTCAAAAAGGTAAATATCAGTTTGATAAACAAATATTAAAATTACCAGTGTTTGGCCCTCTTTTGGGTAAGTTAGCCGTAGCCAAATTTTCACGTACATTTTCCACTCTTGTTAAAAGCGGGGTAACGGTTTTAAGCGCTTTAGATATTGTAAGTAAGACTTCGGGTAATAAAGTGGTTGAGGAAGCAGTGGTTAATTGTTCTAAAAGTGTACGTAACGGTGAACCAATTTCTAAGCCATTGGCTAAAAGCGGAGTTTTTCCTCCCATGGTTACGCGGATGATTAGCGTAGGCGAGCAAACGGGCCAATTGGAAAAAATGCTTTCTAAAATTGCTGATTTTTATGATGATCAGGTTGATAGTGCTGCTTCTGCATTGACTAGTATGATAGAACCGCTGGTGATTGCATTTTTGGGTATTGTTATCGGCGGTATTGTTATCGCCCTATTTTTACCCATCTTTAAGATATCCCAGCTTATGTCGCATTAG